In Actinoplanes derwentensis, the following proteins share a genomic window:
- a CDS encoding Txe/YoeB family addiction module toxin, producing the protein MRLSVKFTPEGWEDYTSWKDPKAVRRINRLIADIQRDPAAVGLGKPEILRGLMSGWSSRRIDEEHRLVYRIRGEVLEIAACAGHYSGM; encoded by the coding sequence GTGAGACTGAGCGTCAAATTCACCCCAGAAGGGTGGGAGGACTACACCTCGTGGAAGGACCCGAAGGCCGTCCGCCGCATCAATCGCCTCATCGCTGACATCCAGCGCGATCCGGCAGCGGTCGGCCTCGGCAAACCGGAGATTCTGCGGGGACTGATGTCCGGTTGGTCGTCCCGGCGAATCGACGAGGAGCACCGGCTCGTCTACCGGATTCGCGGCGAGGTACTCGAGATCGCTGCTTGCGCCGGGCACTACAGCGGGATGTGA
- a CDS encoding type II toxin-antitoxin system Phd/YefM family antitoxin, producing the protein MTISEVRRNLAAVVDAVIDDAEETVIPRGGGKAVVIVSLDEWNSMRETLHLLRTPASTRRLLDSIAHAEEGVLEEHVLIDPDGDAKVPAA; encoded by the coding sequence ATGACAATCAGTGAAGTTCGGCGGAACTTGGCGGCGGTGGTGGACGCGGTGATCGACGACGCCGAGGAGACCGTCATCCCGCGAGGCGGCGGCAAGGCGGTTGTGATCGTCTCGCTCGACGAGTGGAATTCGATGCGGGAGACGTTGCACCTCCTCCGGACCCCAGCCAGCACCCGGCGACTCCTGGACAGCATCGCGCACGCCGAGGAAGGCGTTCTGGAGGAGCACGTGCTCATCGACCCGGACGGCGACGCCAAGGTTCCGGCAGCGTGA
- a CDS encoding type II toxin-antitoxin system TacA family antitoxin yields MEAETELPRPRLATRQKAILEAASQAVGAGVSAFALEVVTEAAADVPADRQAFLLDENSWQMFDDALRRPERDVVGLQKLLTARNN; encoded by the coding sequence GTGGAAGCGGAAACGGAACTGCCGCGCCCGCGGTTGGCTACCCGGCAGAAGGCGATTCTGGAGGCGGCGAGTCAGGCCGTGGGCGCGGGCGTGTCGGCGTTCGCACTCGAGGTCGTCACCGAGGCGGCGGCTGATGTGCCGGCAGACCGGCAGGCGTTCCTGCTGGACGAGAACTCATGGCAGATGTTCGACGACGCTCTCCGGCGACCGGAGCGGGATGTCGTCGGCCTGCAGAAGCTGCTGACAGCGCGGAACAACTGA
- a CDS encoding TRAP transporter permease, whose product MGDGRSSAAGMAEAEVASPAVHYDDEERPARRLGGRVGAGVSVVAFGAALLVLWQVFRPLAQGSQYYLIVFLAGTLPLCFLAYKSGWGKGREAPTVTDWILAVAALAVCLYPVVGGYNAFLDRQGLLEPVDVAFGAILLILVVEACRRTTGWALPVVCLSFLSYGYYGGLLPQTWPIAHAGLDFAQIVDALYNSGSGFYGTPLDVAATYIVLFTIYGAVLDLSGASRFFVDLSMAAFKKSRSAAGRTAVAAGFLLGTVSGSGTATAVSVGAVTWPMLRRAGYPPEQAGGMLAAAGVGAILSPPTLGAAAFIVAEYLNVSYLTVLGWAMIPTVLYYLGILLAVEIDVRRFGVRAVDAPPASAWRLLARFGYHFSSLIVIVVLLALGQSATRAVVYATILAAALSFLDRTAWLTPPRVFTALAAGVGGVLPVVAVCAAAGIITATTTKTGLGAQLASLLVNGAKAVTDEPQLVLALTVVLAAIALALLGLAIPVTASFIIGWVIIGPALLTLGVPAPAAAMFVFYYSVLSEVTPPTALAAVGASAITGGRAVPTMWQALKYALPAFLAPIAFVLTRNGEFLLARGPWTGVLWTTLAAGLAVLALAIATGGWVLGVGRAGVLSRVLAGVAGLLLLYLAPVTVAAGVAVLVTAVLIAGFHKLEVRPGNGGEA is encoded by the coding sequence ATGGGTGATGGTCGATCTTCTGCCGCTGGTATGGCGGAAGCGGAGGTCGCGTCGCCTGCCGTGCACTACGACGATGAGGAGCGGCCGGCCCGGCGGCTCGGCGGGCGGGTCGGGGCCGGGGTCTCGGTCGTCGCGTTCGGGGCTGCTCTACTCGTTCTCTGGCAGGTTTTCCGGCCGCTTGCTCAAGGTAGCCAGTACTACCTGATCGTCTTTCTCGCGGGGACGCTGCCGCTGTGCTTCCTGGCGTACAAATCGGGCTGGGGTAAAGGCCGGGAAGCGCCGACCGTGACCGACTGGATTCTCGCTGTCGCCGCGCTCGCCGTCTGTCTCTATCCCGTCGTGGGTGGCTACAACGCCTTCCTCGACCGGCAGGGGCTGCTCGAACCCGTCGACGTCGCCTTCGGCGCCATCCTTCTGATCCTGGTGGTCGAGGCCTGCCGCCGCACCACGGGGTGGGCGTTGCCCGTGGTCTGTCTCAGCTTCCTGTCGTACGGCTACTACGGTGGACTGTTGCCGCAGACCTGGCCGATCGCGCACGCGGGGCTGGACTTCGCGCAGATCGTGGACGCCCTCTACAACTCGGGCAGCGGGTTCTACGGGACGCCGCTCGATGTCGCCGCCACCTACATCGTGCTGTTCACCATCTACGGTGCGGTGCTGGATCTGTCGGGGGCGAGCCGGTTCTTCGTGGACCTGTCGATGGCCGCGTTCAAGAAGTCGCGCAGTGCGGCGGGGCGGACCGCGGTGGCCGCCGGGTTCCTGCTGGGGACCGTGTCCGGGTCGGGGACCGCCACCGCTGTCAGTGTGGGCGCGGTGACCTGGCCGATGTTGCGCCGGGCCGGGTACCCGCCGGAGCAGGCCGGGGGCATGCTGGCCGCCGCCGGAGTGGGGGCGATCCTGTCGCCGCCGACGCTGGGGGCCGCCGCGTTCATCGTCGCCGAATACCTGAACGTCTCCTACCTGACGGTTCTCGGCTGGGCGATGATCCCGACGGTCCTCTACTACCTGGGCATCCTGCTCGCGGTGGAGATCGACGTGCGCCGGTTCGGGGTGCGCGCGGTCGACGCCCCACCGGCCAGCGCGTGGCGGCTGCTGGCCCGGTTCGGCTACCACTTCTCGTCGCTGATCGTCATCGTCGTGCTGCTCGCTCTGGGGCAGAGCGCGACCCGGGCGGTGGTGTACGCGACGATCCTCGCGGCAGCTCTCTCGTTCCTGGACCGGACGGCCTGGCTGACCCCGCCGAGGGTCTTCACGGCGCTGGCTGCCGGGGTGGGCGGGGTGCTGCCGGTGGTGGCCGTGTGTGCCGCCGCCGGGATCATCACCGCGACCACCACCAAGACCGGCCTCGGCGCCCAACTGGCATCACTGCTGGTCAACGGCGCGAAAGCGGTCACCGACGAACCGCAGCTGGTGCTGGCGCTGACCGTGGTGCTGGCCGCGATCGCCCTCGCCCTTCTCGGGCTCGCCATTCCGGTGACCGCGAGTTTCATCATCGGCTGGGTGATCATCGGCCCGGCGCTGCTCACGCTCGGTGTCCCGGCGCCAGCCGCGGCCATGTTCGTCTTCTACTACTCGGTGCTCTCCGAGGTCACCCCACCGACCGCCCTCGCCGCGGTCGGCGCGAGCGCGATCACCGGCGGTCGCGCGGTCCCGACCATGTGGCAGGCGCTGAAGTACGCGCTGCCCGCCTTCCTCGCCCCGATCGCGTTCGTGCTCACCCGCAACGGGGAGTTCCTGCTGGCCCGCGGGCCGTGGACCGGGGTGCTGTGGACGACTTTGGCAGCGGGGCTGGCGGTGCTGGCACTGGCGATCGCGACCGGCGGCTGGGTGCTCGGGGTGGGCCGGGCCGGTGTGCTGAGCCGGGTGCTCGCCGGGGTGGCCGGACTGCTGCTGCTCTACCTGGCACCGGTGACCGTCGCCGCCGGAGTCGCGGTGCTGGTGACGGCAGTACTGATAGCCGGTTTTCACAAGCTTGAAGTCCGCCCTGGCAACGGAGGAGAAGCATGA
- a CDS encoding TAXI family TRAP transporter solute-binding subunit, with translation MRRMTGMTLVVTLAAATAACGGRQDAATTDTGGAVTCEVGQATRIGIATGNATGVYFALGNAYAEQINASGTNVQATAAETGASVQNIQQLVAGTYGVAFSLADTAADAVNGTGSFTVKQPVAALARIHSNYTQVIVRKAAGIKDVAGMKGKRVSTGSPKSGTEVIANRLLTAAGLKPDTDVQAQKLDLTKTVDAMKDGTIDALFWSGGLPTPGITDLLTTSADQVEFLDIIPLLPELQKINQVYAEGTIPAATYRTPADAKTIVVPNVLLVRDDLDANVACVLTKALFDRKPQLEQANAAAKEISLDTARESTPVPVHRGAAKALDDLGAPK, from the coding sequence ATGAGACGAATGACGGGAATGACGCTGGTCGTCACGCTCGCGGCGGCCACCGCGGCGTGCGGCGGCCGGCAGGACGCGGCGACCACCGACACCGGTGGCGCCGTCACCTGCGAGGTGGGTCAGGCCACCCGGATCGGCATCGCCACCGGCAATGCGACAGGCGTCTACTTCGCACTCGGCAACGCCTACGCCGAACAGATCAACGCCTCCGGTACGAACGTCCAGGCGACCGCTGCGGAGACCGGCGCGTCGGTGCAGAACATCCAGCAGCTGGTGGCCGGCACCTACGGTGTCGCGTTCTCCCTGGCCGACACGGCTGCCGACGCGGTGAACGGCACCGGCAGTTTCACCGTGAAACAGCCGGTGGCGGCACTGGCCCGGATCCACAGCAACTACACGCAGGTGATCGTCCGCAAAGCCGCCGGGATCAAGGACGTGGCCGGGATGAAAGGCAAACGGGTCTCCACCGGCTCCCCGAAGTCCGGCACCGAAGTGATCGCGAACCGGCTGCTGACGGCGGCCGGCCTGAAACCGGACACCGACGTGCAGGCCCAGAAACTGGACCTGACGAAGACTGTGGACGCGATGAAGGACGGCACGATCGACGCGCTGTTCTGGTCCGGCGGCCTGCCCACACCCGGCATCACCGACCTGCTCACCACCAGTGCGGACCAGGTCGAGTTCCTGGACATCATCCCGTTGCTGCCCGAACTGCAGAAGATCAACCAGGTCTATGCGGAGGGTACGATCCCGGCCGCCACCTATCGGACCCCGGCCGACGCCAAGACCATCGTGGTACCGAACGTCCTGCTCGTCCGGGACGACCTGGACGCGAACGTGGCCTGCGTCCTCACCAAGGCCCTCTTCGACCGCAAACCGCAGCTCGAACAGGCGAACGCGGCCGCCAAGGAGATCAGCCTCGACACCGCCCGCGAGTCCACCCCGGTGCCGGTCCACCGCGGAGCCGCCAAGGCCCTCGACGATCTGGGTGCGCCTAAATAG
- a CDS encoding SigE family RNA polymerase sigma factor, with the protein MSDRDRAFAEYFAARSSAMRATAFLLCGDWHRAEDLTQTAFTKLYLRWNRVQRHDSLDPYLRKVLISSFIDETRWGWWRRERPHDAGIDREAVPEPSDDRVTLIRALAQVPPRQRAVLVLRYWQDLSIDDTAEALGCSPGTVKSQAARGLETLRTLVTYPVKAQ; encoded by the coding sequence ATGAGCGATCGCGATCGCGCGTTCGCCGAATACTTCGCGGCACGGTCGTCAGCCATGCGCGCGACGGCGTTTCTGCTGTGCGGTGACTGGCATCGGGCCGAAGACCTGACGCAGACCGCGTTCACCAAGCTCTACCTGCGCTGGAATCGGGTGCAACGGCACGACTCTCTGGACCCGTACCTGCGCAAGGTTTTGATCTCGTCCTTCATCGACGAGACACGGTGGGGCTGGTGGCGCCGCGAACGGCCGCACGACGCCGGGATCGACCGCGAGGCCGTCCCGGAACCCTCCGATGACCGGGTCACGCTGATCCGCGCGCTGGCCCAGGTGCCGCCGCGGCAGCGGGCCGTGCTGGTGCTGCGCTACTGGCAGGACCTGAGCATCGACGACACGGCGGAGGCTCTCGGCTGTTCGCCGGGAACCGTCAAGAGCCAGGCGGCCCGCGGCCTGGAAACCCTGCGCACGTTGGTGACATACCCCGTCAAGGCCCAGTGA
- a CDS encoding GNAT family N-acetyltransferase: MTEINVTVRRASEVDAPALAGLRWKRATQDHGYQGDDLDEFVEVFGDWMRGHPEHRAFVAEVGGEVVGMAWLAVLDRVPTVTGHARRGGDVQSVFVVPELRDRRVGALLMAAVLDEARGLELEHVTVHSSPRAVPFYERNGWGHDPEWLSWAGES; this comes from the coding sequence ATGACCGAAATCAACGTGACGGTGCGGCGGGCCTCCGAGGTGGACGCGCCCGCGCTGGCGGGCCTGCGGTGGAAGCGGGCCACCCAGGATCACGGGTATCAGGGTGATGACCTGGACGAGTTCGTCGAGGTGTTCGGGGACTGGATGCGCGGGCATCCCGAGCATCGGGCGTTCGTGGCCGAGGTCGGCGGTGAGGTGGTCGGCATGGCGTGGCTGGCGGTTCTCGACCGGGTGCCGACGGTGACCGGTCACGCGCGCCGCGGCGGGGACGTGCAGTCGGTTTTCGTGGTGCCCGAGTTGCGGGACCGCCGGGTCGGTGCGCTGCTGATGGCGGCGGTGCTCGACGAGGCCCGCGGTCTGGAGTTGGAGCATGTGACGGTGCATTCCAGCCCGCGGGCGGTTCCGTTCTACGAGCGCAACGGCTGGGGCCACGATCCCGAGTGGCTGAGCTGGGCCGGAGAGTCCTAG
- a CDS encoding SWIM zinc finger family protein — MAWFTEVDLQELAGSRSFGRGLEYLEAVVNLRDLPDGVVATVHGSDVYQVRLFDADGELDGECDCPYGEQGNFCKHCVAVGLRLLQRSSVTGVGGASSDAGTADVHAFLGTLDHSELVELVWAQVSQDPALYQRMLLRAIAGAPTVDLSLLARQVENLAVDWLRYGEEEAYAERADDVVAALAELLPEHAGQVRPLLQRVLELLGQAAGCSEDHSGAALASAAETWDVFLDACDAAPPDPVELGVWFAGFRLTEVDILDMSITDVADLLGTDGLDAYWNSLEAARDANPGGWTVRSLREEMIKAIGDVDILVACYAEDLSTPDRYVLIARLLRENERPAEAVAWLEHGRAEAGHFDHRSRLLVDLLVELYTETGRTEDLMTLHWEWFRAEGGVGSYQRLREFILAEYPQRWPQRCEEALDLLRTRATSGGAGNTWNAGEVYVRVLLSEDRDEAAWEMLDQVRCEESTRLAVASRRAATHPDEALKIYLPAVENAIARATNADYERAADLLVTVRDMCHRAGTDHGAEVARLKADHSRKRNFMTALCQRGL, encoded by the coding sequence ATGGCGTGGTTCACCGAAGTCGATCTCCAAGAGCTCGCCGGCAGCCGGTCGTTCGGCCGAGGGCTGGAATACCTCGAAGCGGTCGTCAACCTCCGCGATCTACCCGACGGCGTCGTCGCGACGGTGCACGGATCCGACGTGTACCAGGTCCGGCTGTTCGACGCGGACGGCGAGCTCGACGGTGAGTGCGACTGTCCCTATGGCGAGCAGGGCAACTTCTGCAAGCACTGCGTCGCCGTCGGGTTGCGGCTGTTGCAGCGCTCCAGCGTCACCGGCGTCGGGGGCGCATCTTCCGATGCGGGAACCGCCGACGTGCACGCGTTTCTGGGCACCCTCGACCACAGCGAGCTGGTGGAGTTGGTGTGGGCGCAGGTCAGCCAGGATCCGGCGCTCTACCAGCGGATGCTGCTGCGGGCGATAGCCGGGGCGCCGACGGTTGACCTGTCGCTGCTGGCCCGGCAGGTGGAGAACCTGGCGGTGGACTGGCTGCGGTACGGCGAGGAGGAGGCGTACGCCGAAAGGGCCGACGATGTCGTCGCGGCTCTGGCCGAGTTGCTGCCCGAGCACGCGGGCCAGGTCCGGCCGCTGCTTCAGCGGGTGCTGGAACTGCTGGGCCAGGCTGCCGGATGTAGCGAGGACCATAGTGGGGCGGCTCTGGCCTCGGCTGCCGAGACATGGGATGTCTTCCTGGACGCCTGCGACGCGGCTCCACCGGACCCGGTGGAGCTGGGAGTCTGGTTCGCCGGGTTCCGGCTGACCGAAGTGGACATCCTGGACATGAGTATCACCGACGTGGCCGACCTGCTGGGAACGGACGGCCTGGACGCCTACTGGAACTCCCTGGAAGCAGCACGCGACGCGAACCCTGGCGGCTGGACCGTGCGTTCGCTACGCGAGGAGATGATCAAGGCGATCGGGGACGTCGACATCCTGGTGGCCTGCTATGCCGAGGACCTGTCCACCCCGGACCGGTACGTGCTGATCGCCCGGCTGCTGCGCGAGAACGAGCGGCCGGCCGAGGCCGTCGCGTGGCTGGAGCACGGTCGCGCCGAGGCCGGTCACTTCGATCACCGGAGCAGGCTGCTCGTCGATCTCCTGGTCGAGTTGTACACCGAGACCGGGCGTACCGAAGACCTGATGACCCTGCACTGGGAGTGGTTCCGTGCTGAGGGAGGCGTCGGCTCCTACCAGCGGTTGCGCGAGTTCATCCTGGCCGAATACCCGCAGCGGTGGCCACAGCGATGCGAGGAGGCTCTGGATCTGCTGCGTACCCGGGCGACCAGTGGTGGTGCCGGGAACACATGGAACGCCGGCGAGGTCTACGTGCGGGTGCTGCTGTCCGAGGACCGGGACGAGGCAGCGTGGGAGATGCTGGACCAGGTGCGCTGCGAGGAGTCGACCAGGCTGGCGGTCGCCAGCCGGCGGGCGGCGACCCACCCGGACGAGGCGCTGAAGATCTACCTGCCAGCAGTCGAGAACGCCATCGCCCGGGCCACCAACGCAGACTACGAACGAGCCGCCGATCTGCTGGTCACCGTGAGGGACATGTGCCATCGAGCCGGTACCGACCACGGTGCTGAGGTCGCCCGCCTGAAAGCGGACCACTCCCGCAAACGCAACTTCATGACCGCCCTGTGCCAGCGGGGCCTGTGA
- a CDS encoding RDD family protein — protein MTYAQPSLNTRVTGRRVVATIIDSIVLSVLLGGIGRIFGIDVPTDGSDLTGLSFNGSLLAATVVLLYYILLEGTVGRTVGKFATGIRVVSQDGGRPGLVSAMVRTLLRIIDGILGYLLALIIVVNSDRRRRLGDMAAKTLVVRAG, from the coding sequence ATGACCTATGCACAGCCCTCGCTGAACACTCGGGTGACCGGGCGGCGTGTCGTCGCGACGATCATCGACAGCATCGTTCTCAGTGTGCTGCTCGGCGGGATCGGCAGGATCTTCGGCATCGACGTGCCCACCGACGGCAGCGACCTGACCGGGCTGTCGTTCAACGGCAGTCTTCTGGCCGCCACGGTCGTGCTGCTCTACTACATCCTCCTCGAAGGGACCGTCGGCCGGACCGTGGGCAAGTTCGCCACCGGCATCCGGGTGGTCAGCCAGGACGGCGGCCGTCCGGGCCTGGTCTCCGCGATGGTCCGCACCCTGCTGCGGATCATCGACGGCATCCTCGGCTACCTGCTCGCCCTGATCATCGTGGTGAACTCGGACCGCCGTCGCCGCCTGGGTGACATGGCCGCCAAGACCCTCGTCGTGCGGGCCGGTTAA
- a CDS encoding ferredoxin reductase family protein codes for MIAVAQPFARFAVGAFLIVNLAIVHLMFVAAGPPAHNMFGQVGRLLGLYLAFTMTVQVLLVARLPLLDRAFGMDRLTGWHRWTGFTVFWLAVLHPAFVVVGFARYDRVPVFTTAVALSRQIPVLLGLIAVGLIVVIAGLSVRIARRRLSYETWHAVHLLLYVVLVLGIVHQVYEGTAFTINLFTRIYWWGLWAFALGALVTGRLIVPLIRNLRHRLRVAAVVPESDDVVSVHVTGRDLDRLQARAGQFFLWRFPGHNRWWQANPFSLSAAPNDRSLRLTAKGVGTTSAGLRDLPVGARVFAEGPYGAFTLAARTRPATLLIAGGIGVTPIRSLLEDPELGADTVVIYRVRRGADAVLLGEIRNLAAGKGARLHVITGRTGGDNQPFHPPNLHRLVPDITGRDVYVCGPHALTTAVLAALRTLKVPSRQVHAELFRLAG; via the coding sequence ATGATCGCTGTGGCCCAGCCCTTCGCCCGTTTCGCGGTCGGAGCCTTCCTCATCGTCAACCTAGCGATCGTCCACCTGATGTTCGTGGCCGCCGGGCCGCCCGCTCACAACATGTTCGGGCAGGTGGGGCGGCTGCTCGGGCTCTACCTGGCGTTCACGATGACGGTGCAGGTGCTGCTCGTCGCGCGGCTGCCGCTGCTGGACCGTGCGTTCGGCATGGACCGGCTGACCGGCTGGCACCGGTGGACCGGGTTCACCGTGTTCTGGCTGGCGGTGCTGCATCCGGCGTTCGTGGTCGTGGGCTTCGCCCGGTACGACCGGGTGCCCGTGTTCACGACCGCTGTGGCCCTGTCGCGGCAGATCCCCGTACTGCTGGGTCTGATCGCTGTGGGTCTGATCGTGGTGATCGCCGGGCTGTCGGTGCGGATCGCCCGGCGACGGCTCTCCTACGAGACCTGGCATGCCGTACACCTGCTGCTGTATGTCGTCCTGGTCCTCGGGATCGTGCATCAGGTGTACGAGGGCACAGCTTTCACGATCAACCTGTTCACCCGGATCTACTGGTGGGGGCTGTGGGCGTTCGCGCTCGGTGCCCTGGTGACCGGGCGGCTGATCGTGCCGCTGATCCGCAACCTGCGGCACCGGCTGCGGGTGGCCGCGGTCGTCCCCGAATCCGACGACGTGGTGTCGGTGCACGTCACCGGGCGCGACCTGGACCGGCTGCAGGCCCGGGCCGGGCAGTTCTTCCTGTGGCGGTTCCCGGGGCACAACCGCTGGTGGCAGGCCAACCCGTTCTCACTGTCGGCGGCCCCGAACGACCGCTCGTTACGCCTGACCGCGAAAGGTGTCGGTACCACCAGCGCCGGCCTGCGTGACCTGCCGGTCGGGGCGCGGGTCTTCGCCGAGGGACCGTACGGGGCGTTCACCCTCGCCGCCCGCACCCGCCCGGCCACTCTCCTGATCGCCGGCGGCATCGGAGTCACCCCGATCCGGTCCCTGCTGGAGGATCCGGAACTCGGCGCCGACACGGTCGTCATCTACCGGGTGCGCCGCGGCGCCGACGCCGTCCTGCTCGGCGAGATCCGTAACCTGGCCGCCGGGAAGGGCGCCCGCCTGCACGTCATCACCGGCCGGACCGGCGGCGACAACCAGCCCTTCCACCCGCCGAACCTGCACCGTCTGGTCCCCGACATCACCGGCCGGGACGTGTACGTGTGCGGCCCGCACGCCCTGACCACCGCGGTCCTCGCCGCCCTGCGCACCCTGAAGGTGCCGTCCCGCCAGGTCCACGCCGAACTCTTCCGGCTGGCGGGGTGA
- a CDS encoding ABC transporter permease subunit gives MLGTILFPAATPAILSGLRLGLAQGWLFLVAAELIASSMGLGFLLIDSQNTGRTDVMLLAIILLAVLGKLSDTLLGLGENRLLAARR, from the coding sequence TTGCTCGGCACGATCCTGTTCCCGGCGGCGACTCCGGCGATCCTGTCGGGGCTGCGGCTGGGGCTGGCGCAGGGCTGGCTGTTCCTGGTCGCGGCGGAGCTGATCGCGTCGTCGATGGGGCTGGGTTTCCTGCTGATCGACAGTCAGAACACCGGCCGTACCGACGTGATGTTGCTGGCCATCATCCTGCTGGCGGTGCTCGGCAAACTCAGCGACACCCTGCTCGGTCTCGGCGAGAACCGGCTGCTGGCGGCGCGCCGCTGA
- a CDS encoding TIGR02452 family protein: protein MSGRLRGIARETVSIVERGWYDGPAGRVDISAAVAAAVAGTRLHLPGDALPPPPSTPGGASRPDGVVVPRAIAVEVTGESSLDAARRLGAGVACLNFASARNPGGGFLNGAQAQEESIARSSAIYPSLRAAGDFYAFHRADRGILYTDRVIYSPSVPVFRDDRGGFLAAAFPVSFLTSAAPNRAMITRDQPQLLPQVQGALASRAHRVLRVAAAHGHRDLVLGAWGCGVFGNDPAEVAQAFADALAATPAFDRVVFAVLDRRETVRDAFRAVFA from the coding sequence ATGAGTGGCAGGTTGCGTGGTATCGCCCGGGAGACGGTCTCCATCGTGGAACGAGGCTGGTACGACGGGCCGGCCGGCCGAGTCGACATCTCCGCCGCGGTGGCCGCCGCGGTCGCCGGCACCCGCCTGCACCTGCCCGGCGACGCTCTCCCGCCTCCTCCGTCCACGCCGGGCGGCGCTTCCCGCCCGGACGGTGTGGTGGTGCCGCGGGCGATCGCGGTCGAAGTCACCGGGGAGAGCAGTCTGGACGCGGCGCGCCGGCTCGGGGCCGGGGTGGCCTGTCTCAATTTCGCGTCGGCTCGCAACCCGGGTGGCGGTTTCCTCAACGGGGCGCAGGCTCAGGAGGAGAGCATCGCGCGGAGTTCGGCGATCTATCCGTCGTTGCGGGCGGCCGGTGACTTCTACGCCTTTCACCGGGCCGATCGCGGGATCCTCTACACCGACCGGGTCATCTACTCGCCGTCGGTGCCGGTGTTCCGGGACGACCGCGGCGGGTTCCTGGCGGCGGCGTTCCCGGTCTCGTTCCTGACCTCCGCCGCCCCCAACCGTGCCATGATCACCCGCGACCAGCCGCAACTCCTACCTCAGGTGCAGGGCGCGCTGGCTTCCCGGGCCCACCGTGTCCTGCGGGTCGCCGCCGCCCACGGCCATCGTGACCTGGTACTGGGCGCCTGGGGTTGCGGCGTCTTCGGCAACGACCCGGCCGAGGTGGCGCAGGCGTTCGCCGATGCCCTGGCCGCCACGCCCGCCTTCGACCGCGTGGTCTTCGCCGTCCTGGACCGCCGCGAAACAGTCCGCGACGCCTTCCGTGCCGTCTTCGCCTGA
- a CDS encoding MarR family winged helix-turn-helix transcriptional regulator, with product MSEDGGMAVDLMHLAHQLHRSLERRVETDFVHPKPPEVQIVALWQVRARPGLTVRELADDLQLKPNNASALVTAMVNAGLLRREADQRDRRVVRLHATEEAGRRVDAVQGLFTRYLTAALDDLDEKQRAAVQAALPALGQMARHIRDGGRRTDT from the coding sequence ATGAGTGAGGACGGCGGGATGGCTGTGGATCTGATGCATCTGGCCCATCAGTTGCATCGGAGTCTGGAGCGGCGGGTGGAGACTGATTTCGTTCACCCGAAACCGCCTGAGGTGCAGATCGTCGCGCTCTGGCAGGTGCGCGCCCGGCCGGGCCTCACTGTTCGGGAACTCGCCGATGATCTGCAGCTCAAACCGAACAACGCCAGTGCCCTCGTCACCGCCATGGTCAATGCGGGGCTGCTGCGCCGGGAAGCGGACCAACGGGATCGCCGAGTGGTCCGCCTGCACGCCACCGAGGAGGCCGGGCGCCGTGTCGACGCGGTGCAAGGGCTCTTCACCCGCTATCTCACGGCCGCTCTGGACGACCTCGACGAGAAGCAGCGAGCCGCTGTTCAGGCGGCACTCCCGGCGCTCGGCCAGATGGCCCGGCACATCCGCGACGGAGGTCGCCGAACCGACACGTGA